From the genome of Deinococcus roseus, one region includes:
- a CDS encoding NUDIX hydrolase has product MANHNQQGKMVDMRNIALGIAEHDEKILVYQSRNPDTGLLFCRALGGGIEHGEHSRDALKREFMEELGAEIEILEFLGVIEDIFQWNGKTEHQISFNYRIRFTNPVFYEQRSFKVLDDSITAFWKPIADFQKGLKLYPTGILEQIIATSPDALVQKS; this is encoded by the coding sequence ATGGCAAACCACAACCAGCAAGGCAAAATGGTGGACATGCGAAACATTGCCCTGGGAATTGCAGAACACGATGAAAAAATTCTGGTGTATCAAAGCCGAAATCCCGACACGGGCCTGCTGTTTTGCCGTGCACTGGGAGGCGGCATTGAGCATGGCGAGCATTCCCGCGACGCTTTAAAACGGGAATTCATGGAGGAGCTGGGCGCAGAAATCGAAATCCTTGAATTCCTGGGGGTTATCGAAGACATTTTTCAATGGAACGGCAAAACCGAGCACCAGATTTCCTTCAATTACCGCATTCGCTTCACGAATCCTGTTTTTTATGAGCAGCGTTCCTTCAAGGTGCTGGACGATTCCATCACGGCCTTCTGGAAGCCCATTGCAGACTTCCAGAAGGGCCTGAAACTCTATCCCACCGGAATTCTGGAGCAGATCATTGCCACGTCACCTGATGCTCTGGTTCAGAAATCCTGA
- a CDS encoding TetR/AcrR family transcriptional regulator — MPRKGLDREQVLDAATRIADQEGLATLTIARLAAELHIKPPSLYNHIENLDQLMDGLNVRGMQKIIEATRIAAAGRSGKDALFAMASGFREVAKQHPGLYAATQVSVHKFGPEARELASTYLNALLAVLQGYQLEEEQALHFIRILRSLLKGFIDLELGGGFGMPLKIEETFQLMLDTFDAGLKAAKTGA; from the coding sequence ATGCCCCGCAAAGGACTGGACCGCGAACAGGTGCTGGACGCCGCCACGCGCATTGCAGATCAGGAAGGACTGGCCACCCTGACCATTGCAAGGCTGGCTGCAGAGCTGCACATCAAACCCCCCTCGCTGTACAACCACATTGAAAACCTGGACCAGCTCATGGATGGCTTGAACGTGCGTGGCATGCAAAAAATCATTGAGGCCACCCGCATTGCGGCAGCAGGACGCTCTGGCAAAGACGCGCTCTTTGCCATGGCCAGTGGCTTCCGGGAAGTGGCCAAACAGCACCCCGGTCTGTATGCCGCAACACAGGTCAGCGTGCACAAATTCGGCCCAGAAGCCAGAGAACTGGCAAGCACCTACCTGAATGCCCTGCTTGCCGTGCTGCAAGGCTACCAGCTTGAAGAAGAACAGGCGTTGCACTTCATTCGCATCCTTCGCTCACTGCTGAAAGGCTTCATTGATCTGGAACTCGGAGGAGGATTTGGCATGCCCCTCAAAATCGAGGAAACCTTTCAATTGATGCTGGACACCTTCGATGCAGGCCTGAAGGCCGCCAAAACAGGAGCCTGA
- a CDS encoding alpha/beta fold hydrolase has protein sequence MNTQFLKTPEGTLAYDDTRGNGEVLLCIPGMGDLRGQYRHLVPELARAGYRVITLDIRGHGESSTGWTEYTAEAVTRDVFALLDHLNLQNVTLMGNSFAARSVLYAAKQAPERIKRLVMLGPVVLNQTLPGYMNLILKMAFAGPWNTAFWMMYWQSLFPAKKPADHAQYTAKLRQNIQQKGQMDALKAYMAPSRINAEALLPDIKTPALVIMGTKDPDFKNPALEAQTLAEKLRAELMLVQGSGHYPHTEFPEQVAPRILQFLKGQQ, from the coding sequence ATGAACACCCAATTCCTGAAAACCCCCGAAGGCACCCTTGCCTATGACGACACCCGCGGCAACGGAGAAGTCCTGCTCTGCATCCCCGGCATGGGCGACCTGCGGGGCCAGTACCGCCACCTCGTTCCAGAACTGGCCAGAGCCGGATACCGCGTGATCACCCTGGACATCAGAGGGCACGGAGAAAGCAGCACCGGATGGACCGAATACACCGCAGAGGCCGTCACCAGAGATGTCTTTGCCCTGCTGGACCACCTGAACCTGCAAAACGTCACCCTGATGGGCAATTCTTTTGCTGCCCGTTCCGTGCTGTACGCTGCAAAGCAGGCCCCCGAGCGCATCAAGAGACTGGTGATGCTGGGTCCCGTGGTCCTCAACCAGACCCTCCCCGGTTACATGAACCTGATCCTCAAAATGGCTTTTGCAGGCCCCTGGAACACCGCATTCTGGATGATGTACTGGCAGAGCCTTTTCCCTGCAAAAAAACCTGCAGACCACGCACAGTACACCGCAAAACTGCGCCAGAACATCCAGCAAAAAGGCCAGATGGACGCTTTAAAAGCCTACATGGCCCCCTCCAGAATCAACGCAGAAGCCCTGCTCCCAGACATCAAAACACCTGCCCTGGTCATCATGGGCACAAAAGACCCAGACTTCAAAAACCCCGCCCTGGAAGCGCAAACCCTGGCAGAAAAACTGCGTGCAGAACTGATGCTTGTTCAGGGCTCCGGGCACTACCCCCACACCGAATTTCCCGAACAGGTGGCCCCCAGAATCCTGCAATTCCTGAAAGGCCAGCAGTAA
- a CDS encoding YrdB family protein, with amino-acid sequence MDFKVLNLALGFLIELVMLWSIGLWGFQMGTTPILKWLLGIGLPLLVAVFWGTFMAPKALYPLSDGLHLFMQIVLFGLAALALVFAGKAGLGTGFAVVVAINLALAALWKQ; translated from the coding sequence ATGGATTTTAAAGTCTTGAACCTTGCCCTGGGCTTCCTGATCGAACTGGTGATGCTGTGGTCCATCGGGCTGTGGGGGTTCCAGATGGGCACAACTCCCATCCTGAAATGGCTGCTGGGCATAGGACTGCCCTTGCTGGTGGCTGTTTTCTGGGGCACCTTCATGGCCCCAAAAGCCCTTTATCCCCTCTCAGATGGGCTGCACCTGTTCATGCAAATTGTGCTGTTCGGACTGGCTGCCCTTGCCCTGGTCTTTGCAGGAAAAGCAGGGCTGGGAACAGGATTTGCCGTGGTGGTGGCCATCAATCTGGCTCTGGCTGCCCTCTGGAAGCAGTAA
- a CDS encoding orotate phosphoribosyltransferase has product MSNDTLRERISDACLLNGNFKLRSGAIATHYFDKYRLESDPVLLRDIATALLPLLPEHFDGFAGLELGGVPIATVLGQLTFKPVYFVRKERKTYGTCQQVEGGDTFGKKLVVIEDVITSGGQLLESAALMRQEGALLQHALCVVLRSPAGLKNVQAAGMELKFLIQDF; this is encoded by the coding sequence ATGTCAAACGATACCCTGCGAGAACGCATTTCTGATGCCTGCTTACTCAATGGAAACTTCAAGCTTCGTTCAGGCGCAATTGCGACCCACTATTTTGACAAATACCGTTTAGAGTCTGATCCAGTGCTGCTCAGAGACATTGCCACAGCCCTGCTTCCCCTGCTGCCAGAGCACTTTGATGGTTTTGCAGGCCTGGAACTCGGAGGGGTGCCCATTGCCACGGTGCTGGGGCAACTCACCTTCAAACCTGTGTATTTTGTGCGCAAGGAACGCAAAACCTACGGGACCTGTCAGCAGGTGGAAGGGGGAGACACTTTCGGCAAGAAACTGGTGGTGATTGAAGATGTGATCACCTCTGGCGGGCAACTGCTGGAAAGTGCAGCCCTGATGCGCCAGGAAGGAGCCCTTCTGCAACATGCCCTCTGTGTGGTTTTGAGGAGCCCTGCAGGTCTGAAAAATGTGCAGGCTGCAGGAATGGAATTGAAGTTTCTGATTCAGGATTTCTGA